GATTACTTCTTGTCTCTTAACGCTCAGGTGCGCATCCAGGAGACGCAGGCCGAGCTGCCCCGCGGTTCCATCCCGCGCTCGCTGGAGGTCGTGCTGAGGGCTGAGGCAGTGGAGACGGCTCAGGCCGGAGACCGCTGCGACTTCACCGGGACCCTCATCGTGGTGCCCGATGTCTCCCAGCTCCGAACTCCTGGTACGACCTCGAGCCTCCAGTTGACCTAAGAAAGTACTTCACAacatcattttaattgtttCGTTTAATCGGACACCTCATTATCGCCCCCCTCTCCAGGAGTGCGAGCAGAGACCAGCACCCGTGTAGCCGGAGGACCACAGGGCTACGACTCTGAGGGTGTGAGGGGGCTGAAGGCTCTGGGAGTCCGGGAGCTTTCGTACAGACTGGCTTTCCTGGCCTGCAACGTGGCCCCAACTAACCCAAGAGTAAGAGACTCACGCAAGCTAATAATGACAAGCTGGTCGTCACGTCGATTAGATGTTTGGGCCatgaatttcagaatatcttGCAAAATGTCCATCAGTGTTCCAAGGATGATGTTCTCAAATGTCTAGTTGTTGTCCACCACCCGAAGacattcagtttaatgttaggaaaaaaaaaaaaggaaaatattttcaaacatGCTTATCTTTCAACGTTACAacgtgtgttcatgtgtttgtgtgtcgtcTGGTTGTAGTTTGGCGGTAAGGAGCTgcgggaggaggagcagacggCCGAGAGCATCAAGAGCCAGATGACGGAGAAGGAGTGGGAGAAGGTGTTCGAGATGAGCCAAGACAAGAATCTGTACCACAACCTGTGCACCAGCCTCTTCCCCACCATCCACGGTCAGCGCTCCGACTGTCTTTTAACAGTTTCTCCAGCCAGGAATGCTTtgttagatgttttttttaggagCATAAGTTTTAGCTAAATGGTGAATTTGACTGCGCAGGAAACGACGAGGTGAAGCGCGGCATCCTGCTGATGCTGTTCGGAGGCGTTCCCAAGACGACCATGGAGGGGACCTCGCTGAGAGGAGACATCAACGTGTGCATCGTCGGAGACCCGAGCACTGCCAAGAGCCAGTTCCTCAAGTATGTGACGCAACGTAGCAAAGTTTCCTTCAGCTATGTAGAGATTGTAGGACACGTGGAGCTGTCGGTCTGAATGgtactttttaaatgtgtgtgtgtgtgtgtgtgtttgcaggcacGTGGAGGAGTTCAGCCCCAGGGCGGTGTACACCAGCGGGAAGGCCAGCACGGCTGCAGGTCTGACGGCAGCTGTGGTCCGAGACGAGGAGTCCAACGAGTTTGTCATCGAGGCCGGAGCTCTGATGCTCGCCGACAACGTGAGTGTTGCGAGCGTCTGCTGACGGCGAGGGAGCAACGTTATGAAAGTGCATTCAGTGGTGTTTACCGCCAGcgctctgtttctttctccagGGCGTCTGCTGCATCGATGAGTTTGACAAGATGGATGTCAAGGACCAGGTGGCCATCCATGAAGCCATGGAGCAGCAGACCATCAGCATCACCAAGGCTGGAGTCAAGGTAATGGCGGCCGGGGCAGCATAAAGATAATCAAATTAAAGACTCCGTTATGTCTGTTTGGGATCATGATGTCACAAAAATGTAGCGACATTTGTTCAGTCAATTGTGGCAAAAGAGGAAAGTGTAGGGTCCAAACTGGCTCGGCCTGGATTCCTGTAAATGTACATCATTAATTGGTCAAGAAAGAAGCCAAGAAGCCAAAATTCAGTTGCTATTACCCAGAAGGCTTTTCACTTCCCTCTGCAGGGTTCATATGGGTGCTGCAAATCCTCTAACACTTGAGGTTTGATGTGGTGTTTTCAAAGTTTTGAAAAGAGCTTTGAATTTTAAATCGAGTGCTTAAAGCTGCTTGAAATTTTAaccaaattattttaaaaatgaattggTTTGAATTGACTTAGGCAGGTTATATAGGATTGTTACTCAATCTACTTACTGACAggtgatttcattttcaaatatgaaaCACCTAATTTTgattgtctgtttgtttcaagtGTTCTCTCTACATTTCtagtttaaatttaaaaaaaaattaaagtctAAATTAAACTAAAGTCTTGTGCGGCAAACTGcattattctctctcttttccagcAAGGGACGTTAATTTCTagtgattttaaattgaaaacaaaaatgtcctcagtACAACACCTGATTTGTTTTACTTGATTTGAGAACATTTAAAGGTGCGTTATGTAATTTTGGTCCTTCTTAATCCTGAACGCTTGTTCTTGCTGCCATcttaactgaaaataaaagccGGTTTTGTCTaacatttaattacataaatgtaaagatgtggcataaaaacacatttaagactTCATAGGCCTGTTGATTTGATCTTTATGTCTGCAGTACTCAGTCACACACTCTTTatagataaaaacaaagtgatttaACACTGCTGTAAGCTACTGGAAAAGCTTGAATAGTGCTAAAATTAGACAATGGACCGTCTCTGCAGCAGCATAACCAGGCgtttcctccatcttcctcagGCCACCCTGAACGCTCGCACATCCATCCTGGCTGCCGCCAACCCGGTCGGAGGGCGCTACGACCGCAGCAAGAGCCTGAAGCAGAACGTCAACCTGACCGCCCCCATCATGAGCCGCTTCGacctcttcttcatcctggTGGATGACTGCAATGAGGTCCGTTAACTTGCTTCTGTGctgatttataaaacaaacactttttctttattAGCGCTCTTGCGTTTTTATTTGAACCGATCTAAAGCTGCGTGCGCCTCTGTCTGTATCCCAGGTGACGGACTACGCCATCGCCAGACGCATCGTGGACCTGCACTCCCGCATCGAGGAGTCTGTGGACAGGCTGTACACTCTGGATGAGATCCGCAGATACCTGCTCTTCGCAAGGCAGTTCAAACCTAAGGTGCGGGTCCGACGCCGCTGATTCTGCGTTCCCATCGGGCTTTGTGCTCTTGTGATCTGTGTTAACCGTCGGATGTTGCCCTGTTTGTAGATCTCCAGCGAGTCCGAAGAGTTCATCGTGGAGCAGTACAAGCGCCTGCGTCAGCGCGACAGCTCTGGAGGCGTGTCCAAGTCGGCCTGGAGGATAACGGTGCGACAGCTGGAGAGCATGATCCGCCTGTCGGAGGGCATGGCGCGCATGCACTGCTGTGACGAGGTGGGCAATGAATGACATAAAGTGACAAATAATGTTTGTAATGTAACTGCTCACAACTGTATTACATAATCCAGTGTTGACCGTGTccttgtctctttgtgttttcaggtgcaGCCCAAGCATGTGAAGGAAGCCTTCAGACTCCTAAACAAATCCATCATCAGAGTGGAGACGCCCGACATCAACCTGGAGCAGGAGGAtgaaatggaggaggaggagcagcagcaggacggtaCGGACAAAATCTACACACCGAGATAAAATGTTACACAGTAGATCGACAGGCATCATCAGTCTTTgactaataaaaacatgtacatGCAGGAAACGCCGTGCCTAACGGAGTGAATGGCGTAAACGGCCATGTTAACGGCGTCAACGGACACGTCAACGGAATTAATGGTCACACCAACGGCGAGCCTGGCGGCCAGCCCAAACCGTCCCTCCGCCTGTCCTTCACCGAGTACAGACGCATCTCCAACCTGCTTGTGCTGCATCTGCGCAGGGCAGAGGAGGGTAAGAGAGGTTCCACTTCATACAACTGAGAAGTTTCcagaattgcttttttttttttttttttaaatcattcacTCCAACGTTCTGACCAATATTCTGTGTtgcagctgaggaagaggaggagctgaggaagagtGCGGTGGTGAACTGGTACCTGAAGGAGATCGAGTCAGAGATCGACTCTGAGGAGGACCTGGTCAATAAGAAGGGTCTGATCGAGAAGGTCCTCCACAGGCTGGTGCACTATGTGAGTCCATCCTCCGCAAATACAAAGCTCAGTCGTTGTTATCCAAGTTTTGACAATAACTGAcgaggtgtgtgttttgtgtgtgtttcaacagGATCACATCCTCATTGAGCTGTCTCAGGCGGGGCTGAAGGGCTCCGAGCCAGCgagcacagaagaagaagctgttcTGGTCGTCAACCCCAACTACATCCTTGAAGATTGAACTCCCTTTTCCCTTCATCCATCTGTTCGTTTTCCTCCACCGCCCTCACAGCCTCCATCATTGCTGATGTTAAACTTCAACAATAAAGTAGATGTTCAAGGTGTTTCTAACTGCTCTTATGTAACGTGTACATAATAGTAGCACTGGACATGTCATACGCCATGTTTTTGAAGTTATGTGTG
Above is a window of Acanthopagrus latus isolate v.2019 chromosome 21, fAcaLat1.1, whole genome shotgun sequence DNA encoding:
- the mcm6 gene encoding DNA replication licensing factor MCM6 encodes the protein MDVATTTAENAGEMVKDELAEKCQKLFQAFLEEFQTGDGEVKYVREAEELIRPERNTLLVSFTDLEGFNQELATTIQEEYYRVYPFLCRAVRNFARDHGNVPLNKEFYVALEDLPTRHKIRELSSMRIGSLVRISGQVVRTHPVHPELVSGTFLCMDCQGLIKDVPQQFKYSPPTICRNPVCNNRTRFHLDTHKSKFIDFQKVRIQETQAELPRGSIPRSLEVVLRAEAVETAQAGDRCDFTGTLIVVPDVSQLRTPGVRAETSTRVAGGPQGYDSEGVRGLKALGVRELSYRLAFLACNVAPTNPRFGGKELREEEQTAESIKSQMTEKEWEKVFEMSQDKNLYHNLCTSLFPTIHGNDEVKRGILLMLFGGVPKTTMEGTSLRGDINVCIVGDPSTAKSQFLKHVEEFSPRAVYTSGKASTAAGLTAAVVRDEESNEFVIEAGALMLADNGVCCIDEFDKMDVKDQVAIHEAMEQQTISITKAGVKATLNARTSILAAANPVGGRYDRSKSLKQNVNLTAPIMSRFDLFFILVDDCNEVTDYAIARRIVDLHSRIEESVDRLYTLDEIRRYLLFARQFKPKISSESEEFIVEQYKRLRQRDSSGGVSKSAWRITVRQLESMIRLSEGMARMHCCDEVQPKHVKEAFRLLNKSIIRVETPDINLEQEDEMEEEEQQQDGNAVPNGVNGVNGHVNGVNGHVNGINGHTNGEPGGQPKPSLRLSFTEYRRISNLLVLHLRRAEEAEEEEELRKSAVVNWYLKEIESEIDSEEDLVNKKGLIEKVLHRLVHYDHILIELSQAGLKGSEPASTEEEAVLVVNPNYILED